One genomic segment of Natrialbaceae archaeon AArc-T1-2 includes these proteins:
- a CDS encoding magnesium transporter, whose product MSVRGEFWSIYREALPILLIALAGGLFAGIVLEGMVEELERFTGLFVMIPVFLATRGNVYGALGGRIASGLHQGLIPPRFERNDRLVNAVIASFVNGIGISIVIGVITWLALLVLGWEDPAALYELVGIMLIAGLLTSVVMIVGLLALIFAGFRYGYDPDNLVGPIVTTLGDIFGMLFMLFAVTLVGVLV is encoded by the coding sequence ATGAGCGTCAGAGGTGAGTTCTGGTCGATCTATCGCGAGGCGCTTCCGATCCTCTTGATCGCACTCGCCGGCGGGCTCTTCGCCGGGATCGTTCTCGAGGGGATGGTCGAAGAACTCGAGCGATTCACCGGGCTGTTCGTGATGATCCCCGTCTTTCTCGCCACGCGTGGAAACGTCTACGGCGCGCTGGGTGGGCGCATCGCGAGTGGGCTCCATCAGGGGTTGATCCCGCCGCGGTTCGAGCGCAACGACCGGCTCGTGAATGCGGTGATCGCCTCGTTCGTCAACGGGATCGGCATCTCGATCGTGATCGGCGTGATCACCTGGCTCGCACTGCTCGTGTTAGGCTGGGAGGATCCTGCGGCGCTTTATGAACTCGTCGGCATCATGCTGATCGCCGGCCTGTTGACCTCGGTCGTGATGATCGTCGGGCTGCTCGCGTTGATTTTCGCTGGCTTCAGGTACGGCTACGATCCCGACAACCTCGTCGGTCCGATCGTGACGACGCTCGGTGACATCTTCGGCATGCTGTTCATGTTGTTCGCGGTCACGCTCGTGGGGGTGCTCGTCTGA